The proteins below come from a single Sander vitreus isolate 19-12246 chromosome 15, sanVit1, whole genome shotgun sequence genomic window:
- the LOC144530456 gene encoding uncharacterized protein LOC144530456 yields the protein MASSDFCRLCKKNMRVSGIYTHSADLFAKLKKPLSIVERLKGIGLTVVRETGKSDRVCNRCVTIISHLEHDLPHYRRWEEENGGATSSSTGSTSADEREREPTPTKTPRDVNKLCPNPLSPGGDTRSTARRSRTEVIINYPSRKVSKVCEPEDGLIINHINKKNWKGAAKRIVAHKELLEHLKPCILQLIQRECTLLCSPKEGFMLWRSSPKDLACFSFSALEADLHRLSPFLLSVFNTITNHSRLTTCAAAAIAIRGRQSHLSAFSHYLNIILSYGGSKKAVFNRLSKMSITTSHKCAIGKQKELANTCATPLLQLKQQNERFLHIGTVAGITQTQPEDTTDTEMALNIFSSLEDLQFSDVQQLSVSKEEVPPEQWEWSPSLDQQHPEPPHIKEEQEELWISQEREQLQGLEEADITKFPFTPVPVKSEDDEEKPQPSQLHQRQTEQMETEADREDCGGPEPARNSDPDIALHINTEDQTGDSSEPETDDSYEWKETGEAQSGLKSLEKKAVPACDSRCSRPACQKPFSCSECGRRFGCKSHLKGHMMIHTGEKPFSCSVCNKYFARNYYLRLHMRTHTGEKAFSCSLYHTSFAQSRGLKSHMRRHTGEKQFSCSVCKKSFGYKATLQQHMRRHTGEKRFSCSVCDQRFTWLHQLRNHQRVCCQSSQLHQRQTEQMETEADGEDCGGPEPARNSDPHRHPEPETDDKTGDSSEPETDRQ from the exons ATGGCATCGAGCGATTTCTGCAGgttgtgcaaaaaaaacatgagagtGAGTGGTATTTACACCCACTCGGCCGATTTGTTTGCTAAACTAAAGAAGCCACTGAGCATCGTCGAGAGGTTAAAAGGAATTGGATTGACGGTCGTGCGAGAGACGGGTAAATCAGATAGAGTGTGCAATCGGTGTGTAACAATCATATCGCACTTGGAACACGATCTGCCCCATTACAGGAGATGGGAAGAAGAGAACGGGGGAGCGACATCTTCATCCACCGGTAGCACTAGTGCTGATGAGAGAGAACGGGAGCCTACTCCCACTAAAACTCCGAGGGATGTCAACAAATTGTGCCCTAACCCTTTGAGTCCTGGTGGAGACACTAGGTCTACTGCACGGAGGAGCAGAACAGAG GTCATCATTAATTATCCGTCTCGAAAGGTTTCCAAGGTTTGTGAACCAGAAGATGGTCTGATAATTAACCACATCAATAAAAAGAATTGGAAAGGAGCTGCCAAGAGAATCGTGGCGCACAAGGAGCTTTTGGAACACTTAAAACCATGCATCCTTCAGCTCATTCAGCGTGAATGCACACTACTCTGCAGCCCAAAGGAGGGGTTCATGCTTTGGAGGTCCTCACCTAAGGACTTGGCCTGTTTCTCATTTTCTGCATTAGAGGCAGATCTCCATCGCCTCTCTCCATTCTTGCTGTCTGTGTTCAACACCATTACCAACCACTCCCGCCTCACCACCTGTGCTGCAGCTGCCATTGCCATCAGAGGCAGACAGTCCCATTTGTCTGCATTTTCCCACTATTTGAATATCATCCTTTCATATGGTGGGTCAAAGAAGGCAGTGTTTAACAGGCTGTCCAAAATGTCAATCACCACCTCTCACAAATGTgcaataggaaaacaaaaagaattAGCAAACACATGTGCGACTCCTCTACTCCAGTTAAAGCAGCAAAATGAACGCTTCCTGCACATTGGAACAGTAGCGGGCATTACTCAGACTCAACCAGAGGACACAACTGATACTGAGATGGCACTAAACATCTTCAGCAGCCTGGAAGACCTTCAGTTCTCAG ATGTCCAGCAGCTGTCGGTGAGTAAAGaagaggttccccctgagcagTGGGAGTGGAGCCCCAGTCTGGACCAGCAGCACCCAGagcccccacacattaaagaggaacaggaggaactctgGATCAGtcaggagagagagcagcttcaagggctggaggaggctgatatcaccaagttcccattcactcctgtccctgtgaagagtgaagatgatgaagagaaacctcagccctcacagcttcatcaaagacaaactgaacagatggaaacagaagctgatagagaggactgtggaggaccagaaccagccaggaactcagatCCAGATATAGCTTTACATATAAatactgaagaccagactggagactcttctgaacctgagactgatgacagttaTGAGTGGAAAGAGACCGGAGAAGCTCAGTCAGGTTTAAAGTCTTTGGAAAAGAAAGCTGTTCCTGCCTGTGATTCGAGATGCAGTAGACCTGCTTGTcagaaaccatttagctgctctgagtgtgggagaagattTGGCTGCAAGTCACATCTGAAGGGTCACATGAtgatccacacaggagagaaacctttcagctgctcagtttgtaataaATATTTTGCACGGAATTATTATTTGCGGTTACACATGAGAacccacacaggagaaaaagctTTCAGCTGCTCACTTTATCATACATCTTTTGCACAGAGTAGGGGTTTAAAGAGCCACATGAGAcgccacacaggagagaaacaatttagctgctcagtttgtaagaaatcttttggATATAAAGCTACTTTACAGCAACACATGAGAcgccacacaggagagaaaagattcagctgcagtgtttgtgacCAAAGATTCACTTGGCTCCATCAGCTCAGAAACCATCAGCGTGTCTGTtgtcagtcctcacagcttcatcaaagacaaactgaacagatggaaacagaagctgatggagaggactgtggaggaccagaaccagccaggaactcagatCCACATAGACATCCAGAACCAGAAACTGATGAcaagactggagactcttctgaacctgagactgatagACAGTGA
- the LOC144530459 gene encoding uncharacterized protein LOC144530459 has protein sequence MSKVQMLRALVKQRLTAAAEEIFVLFERTIAEYEEERCRSKEENERQRELLDADVQQLSVSKEEVPPEQWEWSPSLDQQHPEPPHIKEEQEDLWISQEREQLQGLEEADITKFPFTPVPVKSEDDEEKPQPSQLHQRQTEQMETEADGEDCGGPEPARNSDPDIALHINTEDQTGDSSEPETDDSYEWKETGEAQSGLKSLEKKAVPACDSRCSRPACRKPFSCSECGRRFGRKSHLKGHMMIHTGEKPFSCSVCGKRFGRKTHLKAHMHAHTGQKPFSCSGCNKSFAQSSGLKSHMLTHTGEKAFSCSLCNTSFAQSRGLKSHMRRHTGERPFSCSVCDQRFTWLYQLRNHQRVCCQPSQLHQRQTEQMETEADGEDCGGPEPARNSDPHRHPEPETDDKTGD, from the exons ATGTCTAAGGTCCAAATGCTGAGAGCGTTGGTGAAGCAGCGactaactgcggctgctgaagagatatttgtgctgtttgaaagaacgatagcagagtacgaggaggaACGGTGTCGGtcaaaagaggagaacgagCGACAACGGGAACTTCTGGACGCTG ATGTCCAGCAGCTGTCGGTGAGTAAAGaagaggttccccctgagcagTGGGAGTGGAGCCCCAGTCTGGACCAGCAGCACCCAGagcccccacacattaaagaggaacaggaggaccTCTGGATCAGtcaggagagagagcagcttcaagggctggaggaggctgatatcaccaagttcccattcactcctgtccctgtgaagagtgaagatgatgaagagaaacctcagccctcacagcttcatcaaagacaaactgaacagatggaaacagaagctgatggagaggactgtggaggaccagaaccagccaggaactcagatCCAGATATAGCTTTACATATAAatactgaagaccagactggagactcttctgaacctgagactgatgacagttaTGAGTGGAAAGAGACCGGAGAAGCTCAGTCAGGTTTAAAGTCTTTGGAAAAGAAAGCTGTTCCTGCCTGTGATTCGAGATGCAGTAGACCTGCTTGTCggaaaccatttagctgctctgagtgtgggagaagattTGGTCGCAAGTCACATCTGAAGGGTCACATGAtgatccacacaggagagaaacctttcagctgctcagtttgtggtAAAAGATTTGGTCGCAAGACACATCTGAAGGCTCACATGCACGCTCATACAGGAcagaaacctttcagctgctcaggtTGTAATAAATCTTTTGCACAGAGTAGTGGTTTAAAGAGCCACATGTTaacccacacaggagagaaagctTTCAGCTGCTCACTTTGTAATACATCTTTTGCACAGAGTAGGGGTTTAAAGAGCCACATGAGAcgccacacaggagagagacctttcagctgcagtgtttgtgacCAAAGATTCACTTGGCTTTATCAGCTCAGAAACCATCAGCGTGTCTGTTGTCAgccctcacagcttcatcaaagacaaactgaacagatggaaacagaagctgatggagaggactgtggaggaccagaaccagccaggaactcagatCCACATAGACATCCAGAACCAGAAACTGATGACAAGACTGGagactag